One window from the genome of Thermococcus siculi encodes:
- a CDS encoding tRNA pseudouridine(54/55) synthase Pus10, whose amino-acid sequence MITEKAERVLENYRLCDHCLGRLFAKLGKGTNEERGRAIRFVLNMERSAKGLPPINGPEKCELCGNVFEEIPRLVGKMKEASDGIEFDTFLVGSRFPEEVREREQAIWAKFGIDTAEPINREFNRELGKAFGIATGKDTAQNPDVVFIVEPYSGKIELQINPLYVYGRYRKLVRGIPQTPLPDFEDSVASIICRAFSKASLGKCIFKGAGREDVDVRMLGNGRPFIVEIKRPKRRRLDLDAIAKEINSSGKVEALNLSFVSPKEAEKVLTKNHRKEYLAIVLVEDGVTPEEAKEVARKLSGLEIHQRTPWRVRKARTDKVRVKRVHEAHAKWIDEKHFELRLVTDGGLYIKELVSGDRGRTKPSVSDLLGRPAWCERLDVLNILDD is encoded by the coding sequence ATGATAACCGAGAAGGCTGAGAGGGTGCTCGAGAATTACAGGCTCTGCGACCACTGCCTCGGAAGGCTCTTCGCGAAGCTTGGAAAGGGCACGAACGAGGAGCGCGGGAGGGCGATAAGGTTCGTCCTCAACATGGAGCGTTCCGCAAAGGGACTGCCGCCGATCAACGGGCCGGAGAAATGCGAACTCTGCGGAAACGTCTTCGAGGAGATTCCCAGGCTCGTTGGGAAAATGAAAGAAGCCTCCGATGGAATAGAGTTCGATACTTTCCTCGTCGGTTCGCGCTTCCCGGAGGAAGTTCGTGAGAGGGAGCAAGCCATCTGGGCGAAGTTTGGGATAGATACCGCCGAACCGATAAACAGGGAGTTCAACCGCGAGCTTGGGAAGGCCTTTGGCATCGCCACCGGTAAGGATACCGCCCAGAACCCGGACGTCGTCTTCATCGTGGAGCCGTACTCCGGAAAAATCGAGCTTCAGATCAACCCCCTCTACGTCTACGGCCGTTACCGGAAGCTCGTACGTGGAATCCCTCAGACGCCCCTGCCAGACTTCGAGGATAGCGTGGCGTCGATAATATGTCGGGCCTTTTCAAAGGCCTCCCTCGGAAAGTGCATCTTCAAGGGCGCCGGCAGGGAGGACGTTGACGTCAGAATGCTGGGCAACGGGAGGCCCTTCATTGTTGAAATCAAGAGGCCAAAGAGGAGAAGGCTCGACCTCGACGCGATAGCGAAGGAGATAAACTCGAGCGGGAAGGTTGAGGCTCTCAACCTCAGCTTCGTCTCACCGAAAGAAGCCGAAAAAGTCCTCACGAAGAACCACCGCAAGGAGTACCTCGCCATTGTCCTCGTCGAGGATGGCGTAACCCCTGAAGAGGCGAAGGAAGTTGCCCGAAAGCTGTCCGGTCTCGAAATCCACCAGAGGACTCCCTGGCGCGTGAGAAAGGCAAGGACCGACAAGGTGAGGGTGAAGAGGGTTCACGAAGCTCACGCGAAGTGGATCGACGAGAAGCACTTCGAACTTCGCCTCGTGACCGACGGTGGCTTATACATAAAGGAGCTTGTTTCTGGAGACCGTGGAAGAACGAAGCCGAGCGTGAGTGACCTCCTTGGCAGGCCCGCGTGGTGCGAGAGGCTCGACGTGCTGAACATTCTTGATGACTGA
- the amrS gene encoding AmmeMemoRadiSam system radical SAM enzyme, with translation MREALYWEPLEDGRVRCRLCPLNCIINEGQRGSCRVRKNIGGKLYTLNYGKVSSIAADPVEKKPLFHFWPGSCALSISTIGCNMHCKHCQNWEISQTDENFPYLHDMTPEMVVAITKRYGCESIAYTYNEPVIWYEFVLETAKLARKEGIYNLMITNGYINEEPFRELAPYIDAMNIDIKAFDDRFYMKIASVPSGEPSRRTAVIAKKEFGIHVELTYLIIPTLNDKEDEIRAFARWVVENLGDDTPVHFSRFFPHYKLSNLPPTPIETVEMAYRVAKEEGLKFVYVGNVPGHEGENTYCPRCGKPLIVRWGFEITEYNIEDGKCRYCGEPIPIVGTYTKKRYKGMWW, from the coding sequence ATGAGGGAGGCACTTTACTGGGAGCCGCTTGAGGATGGAAGGGTTAGATGTCGGCTCTGCCCGCTCAACTGCATAATCAACGAGGGCCAGCGCGGCTCCTGCAGGGTGAGGAAGAACATCGGTGGGAAGCTCTACACCCTCAACTACGGCAAGGTCTCATCGATAGCCGCGGATCCGGTCGAGAAGAAGCCGCTCTTCCACTTCTGGCCAGGTTCATGCGCGCTCTCAATAAGCACCATCGGCTGCAACATGCACTGCAAGCACTGCCAGAACTGGGAGATAAGCCAGACCGATGAGAACTTCCCGTACCTCCACGACATGACGCCTGAGATGGTGGTCGCGATAACGAAGCGCTACGGCTGCGAGAGCATAGCCTACACCTACAACGAGCCGGTGATATGGTACGAGTTCGTCCTCGAGACCGCGAAGCTCGCTAGGAAGGAGGGGATCTACAACCTCATGATAACCAACGGCTACATCAACGAAGAACCTTTCAGGGAGCTGGCTCCTTACATAGACGCGATGAACATAGACATCAAGGCCTTCGACGACAGGTTTTACATGAAGATAGCGAGCGTCCCGAGTGGAGAGCCGAGCAGGAGGACCGCGGTAATAGCGAAGAAGGAATTCGGTATTCACGTCGAGCTAACCTACCTCATAATCCCGACGCTGAACGACAAAGAAGACGAAATTCGGGCATTTGCCCGCTGGGTTGTGGAGAACCTCGGGGACGACACTCCGGTTCACTTCTCGCGCTTCTTCCCTCACTACAAGCTCAGCAACCTGCCGCCGACGCCGATTGAGACCGTCGAGATGGCGTACAGGGTGGCGAAGGAGGAAGGTTTAAAGTTCGTCTACGTCGGTAACGTGCCCGGTCACGAGGGCGAGAACACATACTGCCCGAGGTGTGGCAAACCTTTAATAGTCCGGTGGGGATTCGAGATAACCGAGTACAACATCGAGGATGGGAAGTGCCGATACTGCGGTGAGCCGATTCCGATCGTGGGGACCTACACAAAAAAGCGATATAAGGGAATGTGGTGGTGA
- a CDS encoding radical SAM protein → MIVAIIDGYTDEPAGLGVPPYMGIYPRYAYGAIKKARRDATVFYLTIDDLRATFEGERGIETKNKTPNFPEAGKILERADVIIYIGGLHTPGKYLSAVPSQVEEVAKFIKPFGGVKILGGPAFMGSAHAGGTKITSRELLLAQSVFDHIVYGDLEAFLFDYLTSPEDADPFRFRTYDELRDYAIIGVDVVRQFPDFPDFVIVEIETQRGCPKAMGIGGCSFCTEPVRYRTVEDRPIEDVVAEVKALYDLGVRHFRVGRQSCIFSYMARPDGRVPVPNPDALERLFRGIRSVAPDVKTLHVDNANPAVIANYPEESIRIAKALIKYGTPGNVVAFGLESADPRVGKLNNLNATAEETYEAVRILNEVGGHRGPNGMPWLLPGINIIFGLPGETKKSYELTFQFLKRLLDDGLMVRRINIRQVVVFPGTPLWHLRGKVKTEKHKKLIQHYKYKIRHEVDLPMLRRVVPVGTILRDVRAEVVDKGLTYGRQIGSYPLVVGIPKELPLDRFYDVIIVGHGYRSITGIPVPVNVNKETPRVLQHLPGVGKKTAVRILSKRPFKNMEEFFREVGNEKRELLEDVITL, encoded by the coding sequence ATGATAGTTGCCATCATCGACGGATACACCGATGAACCTGCGGGCCTTGGAGTTCCGCCGTACATGGGCATCTACCCCCGATACGCTTACGGTGCAATAAAAAAGGCCAGGCGGGATGCCACTGTTTTTTACCTGACCATAGACGACCTCAGGGCCACCTTTGAGGGAGAGCGCGGAATTGAGACAAAGAACAAAACCCCCAATTTTCCCGAGGCGGGAAAAATCCTTGAAAGGGCCGATGTTATTATTTACATCGGCGGCCTCCATACCCCCGGGAAGTACCTCTCCGCGGTTCCATCCCAGGTCGAGGAGGTCGCGAAGTTCATAAAGCCTTTCGGGGGCGTTAAAATACTCGGCGGCCCGGCTTTCATGGGTTCGGCCCACGCTGGCGGGACGAAGATCACATCGCGCGAGCTTCTGCTGGCCCAGTCCGTCTTTGACCACATAGTTTACGGTGACTTAGAGGCTTTCCTGTTCGACTATCTGACCAGCCCAGAGGACGCCGACCCCTTCAGGTTCAGAACCTACGATGAATTAAGGGATTACGCGATCATTGGGGTCGATGTCGTCAGGCAGTTCCCGGACTTTCCGGACTTCGTCATAGTCGAGATCGAGACCCAGCGCGGCTGTCCGAAGGCCATGGGCATAGGTGGCTGCTCATTCTGTACGGAACCCGTCAGGTATAGAACCGTTGAGGACAGACCCATCGAGGACGTAGTCGCCGAAGTAAAAGCCCTCTACGACCTCGGCGTGAGGCACTTCCGGGTGGGGAGGCAGAGCTGCATATTCTCGTACATGGCACGGCCCGACGGCCGCGTCCCGGTTCCGAACCCTGATGCTCTTGAAAGGCTTTTCCGCGGCATCCGCTCCGTTGCGCCGGACGTCAAGACTCTCCACGTGGACAACGCCAATCCAGCCGTCATAGCCAACTATCCAGAGGAGAGCATCCGGATAGCCAAGGCGCTCATAAAGTACGGCACGCCGGGGAACGTAGTTGCCTTCGGTCTCGAGAGCGCCGATCCCAGGGTGGGAAAGCTCAACAACCTCAACGCCACCGCAGAGGAGACCTACGAGGCAGTGAGGATACTCAACGAGGTCGGCGGCCACAGGGGGCCGAACGGCATGCCCTGGCTTCTTCCAGGAATAAACATCATCTTCGGCCTTCCCGGAGAGACCAAGAAGAGCTACGAGCTGACCTTTCAGTTCCTCAAAAGGCTCCTCGACGACGGCCTGATGGTGAGACGCATAAACATCAGGCAGGTTGTCGTGTTCCCGGGCACGCCGCTGTGGCATCTCAGGGGCAAGGTGAAGACAGAGAAGCACAAGAAGCTCATTCAGCACTACAAGTACAAGATAAGGCACGAGGTAGACCTCCCCATGCTGAGAAGAGTCGTCCCTGTGGGTACAATCCTCCGTGACGTCCGTGCAGAGGTCGTGGATAAGGGCCTTACCTACGGGAGGCAGATAGGCAGTTATCCGCTCGTTGTGGGCATACCTAAAGAGTTGCCCCTTGACAGGTTTTACGACGTCATAATAGTGGGTCACGGCTACCGCAGCATAACGGGGATCCCTGTTCCCGTTAACGTCAACAAGGAGACTCCCAGGGTTCTCCAGCATCTCCCCGGGGTGGGGAAGAAGACCGCGGTTAGGATACTCTCGAAGAGGCCCTTCAAGAATATGGAGGAGTTTTTCAGGGAGGTTGGAAATGAGAAAAGGGAACTCCTTGAGGACGTCATTACCCTGTAA
- the rsmA gene encoding 16S rRNA (adenine(1518)-N(6)/adenine(1519)-N(6))-dimethyltransferase RsmA produces the protein MRDRLFYLISKYNLKANSDLGQNFLIVPDIIERNVERAELSEKDAVLEIGPGLGVLTDALSKKAGKVYAIEKDSRLVKILRTEYDWPNVEIIEGDALKVEFPEFNKIVSNLPYQISSPITFRFLKHDFERAVLIYQLEFAQRMVAKPGDKNYSRLSLMVRAKARAELVERIGKGAFWPRPKVDSAVIILEPKPPSERIELDENLVRALFQHRRSTVLSALKKSHHMLRLTKEEFRKVREVILKVPHGEERVFRLSPEDVEEIGEFLRREGVIRPLS, from the coding sequence ATGAGGGACCGCCTTTTCTATTTAATTTCCAAGTACAACCTGAAGGCCAACTCCGACCTCGGCCAGAACTTTCTTATCGTGCCCGACATAATAGAGAGAAACGTTGAGAGGGCCGAACTGAGTGAAAAAGATGCCGTCCTTGAAATCGGACCGGGCCTTGGAGTCCTCACCGACGCCCTGAGCAAAAAAGCCGGAAAGGTCTACGCTATTGAGAAAGATTCGCGCCTCGTGAAGATTCTTCGCACCGAATACGACTGGCCCAACGTGGAGATAATAGAAGGGGACGCCCTGAAGGTCGAGTTCCCTGAGTTCAACAAGATAGTATCCAACCTGCCGTATCAGATATCTTCCCCCATAACGTTCCGCTTTCTGAAACATGACTTTGAGAGGGCCGTTCTGATATACCAGCTCGAGTTTGCCCAGAGGATGGTGGCGAAGCCGGGCGATAAAAACTACTCCCGCCTCTCACTGATGGTAAGGGCAAAGGCCCGGGCCGAGCTGGTGGAGCGCATAGGGAAGGGTGCTTTCTGGCCAAGGCCCAAGGTGGACTCTGCCGTGATAATCCTTGAGCCAAAGCCCCCGTCTGAGCGTATTGAGCTGGACGAAAACCTTGTACGGGCCCTCTTCCAGCACAGGAGGAGCACTGTCCTCTCCGCCCTGAAGAAGTCGCACCACATGCTGAGACTCACCAAAGAGGAGTTCAGGAAAGTCCGGGAAGTCATCTTGAAGGTGCCCCACGGGGAGGAACGGGTCTTCCGGCTGTCCCCGGAGGATGTTGAGGAAATCGGGGAATTCCTCAGGCGGGAGGGCGTCATCCGTCCTCTTTCTTAA
- a CDS encoding transcriptional regulator, producing the protein MMTRRQRIIKLLEERDYSPSELAVALELRGRGAKKIVLEDLKAIQKTLKREGKVLLIKPAECRKCGFVFRPEINIPSKCPRCKSEWIEEPRFKIEPR; encoded by the coding sequence ATGATGACTCGAAGGCAGCGCATAATAAAGCTTTTGGAGGAGCGGGACTACTCGCCGAGCGAGCTGGCAGTGGCCCTCGAACTCAGGGGTAGGGGTGCCAAGAAGATAGTCCTAGAAGACCTCAAGGCCATCCAGAAGACTCTCAAGAGAGAGGGCAAGGTTCTCCTCATAAAACCGGCCGAGTGCAGAAAGTGCGGCTTCGTCTTCCGACCGGAGATAAACATCCCCTCCAAGTGCCCCCGATGTAAGTCAGAGTGGATCGAGGAGCCGAGGTTTAAGATAGAGCCTCGGTGA
- a CDS encoding RNA polymerase Rpb4 family protein: MIGRKKLEERYLTIAETRELLERRKAEGMEENPEEPMFYEARVSLEHAERFAKLKPEQAVELKEKLLGLFDWIDERLAVRLIDLMPEDYFDIRVIFAKEDYMPTKEEAEEIVRLLDDYRPEE; the protein is encoded by the coding sequence ATGATAGGAAGGAAAAAGCTCGAGGAGCGTTATCTTACCATAGCGGAAACCAGGGAGCTCCTCGAGAGGCGCAAGGCGGAGGGAATGGAGGAGAACCCGGAGGAGCCGATGTTCTACGAGGCCAGGGTTAGCCTTGAGCACGCCGAGCGCTTCGCCAAGCTCAAGCCGGAGCAGGCGGTCGAGCTGAAGGAGAAGCTCCTCGGTCTCTTTGACTGGATCGACGAGAGGCTCGCGGTTAGGCTCATCGACCTGATGCCCGAGGACTACTTCGACATCAGGGTCATCTTCGCCAAGGAGGACTACATGCCCACCAAGGAGGAGGCCGAGGAGATAGTCAGGCTCCTCGACGACTACCGTCCCGAGGAGTGA
- a CDS encoding 50S ribosomal protein L21e has product MVKKAHSFRRKTRGKLSKSPRRRGLPPLTRFLQEFEVGQRVHIVIEPSYHRGMPDPRFHGRTGTIVGKRGDAYVVQIKDGGKVKTFFIHPVHLRAQKG; this is encoded by the coding sequence ATGGTTAAGAAAGCCCACAGCTTCAGGAGGAAGACTCGCGGAAAGCTCAGCAAAAGCCCGAGGAGGAGGGGCCTTCCGCCGCTCACCAGGTTCCTCCAGGAGTTCGAGGTTGGTCAGAGGGTTCACATCGTCATAGAGCCGAGCTACCACAGGGGAATGCCCGACCCGAGGTTCCACGGAAGGACCGGAACCATCGTTGGAAAGAGGGGAGACGCCTACGTCGTCCAGATAAAGGACGGCGGCAAGGTCAAGACCTTCTTCATACACCCGGTTCACCTCAGGGCCCAGAAGGGATGA
- a CDS encoding ferritin-like domain-containing protein → MPLNLSREEQKKIDRIINKLRRLDKQSLISYWITAELDEAETYNNLAWRTREYSWDPRIPELFEELAEESTKHAEILLNEYKRTYPKEKLIETDIPSIELELSLEDLEEYIRSGRLEDLVSVLMESEKIAEEIYRYLAEESSGDTKRLFEHLADVERGHYQKLKTLMESIKKEDG, encoded by the coding sequence TTGCCGTTAAACCTTTCCAGGGAAGAGCAAAAGAAGATAGACCGCATCATAAACAAACTGAGGAGGCTGGACAAACAGAGTCTGATCTCGTACTGGATAACCGCGGAGCTGGATGAAGCCGAAACGTACAACAACCTCGCCTGGAGGACGAGGGAATACAGCTGGGATCCGAGAATACCCGAGCTGTTCGAAGAGCTGGCCGAGGAAAGCACGAAGCATGCGGAGATTCTTCTCAACGAATACAAGCGCACTTATCCAAAGGAAAAGCTCATCGAGACTGACATACCGAGCATAGAACTCGAACTGTCCCTAGAAGACCTGGAGGAATACATCAGAAGCGGTAGGTTGGAGGACTTGGTTTCTGTTCTCATGGAGAGCGAGAAAATAGCCGAGGAAATATACAGATACCTGGCGGAGGAATCCTCAGGGGACACCAAGAGGCTGTTTGAACACCTAGCGGACGTTGAGAGGGGACACTATCAAAAGCTCAAAACGCTCATGGAGTCCATTAAGAAAGAGGACGGATGA
- a CDS encoding S-layer protein, translating to MKVKKIAALAVGAAMIGATMGFASAQPTVPNIPKDFFVNADGTPAVKIVVGSTAAAMDVASAADIAVALGSLLYTQEQVDIQGDYVKIKAEYPPETLDSWTIYAYNASTIRNQTAWATKYSELPGDYWWNGAPLGYNMTYNDWKGWFTVTTQIKDKDKIGDEQLVDWDITFSNIQLKSKDPSNWDKTRPPKDADLVITPGNVTVFVDYVLYNFTVTKSEKTRDAYPEWGVPAAYENVTSWYIGDANDGTGGTIYKEGVKAGETFTVFGQSYYVLSVGNDTFTAGYDKPTEWYQVGQPQAIEGTDWIVTVLDISIIDQRALAVVKNAVTGQESDQIILEKDNPVDVFGDGAVILTLKDTFVGIDGHLIASIDAQVDVKDWKSGDTITYDGKKWKMTIHTDGTYIKNVTLTNLDKLEGNPVDVFGTYDLKYRFEMKPLNEKAVNYDINGDGEIEDKDFVVAYAYLCLKEKEGTVDEVELEVGDSVLDTDYVVSEIHATADQITLKPVTEPITVMDYEVSMENPGANLILVGGPVANSLTKWLVEQNISQVDWYNSPGEIEYIQDALGGYDVVIVAGATRNETKVAAEALMEYLAGL from the coding sequence ATGAAAGTTAAGAAGATCGCGGCGCTTGCTGTTGGTGCCGCAATGATTGGAGCCACCATGGGCTTTGCCAGCGCTCAGCCGACCGTTCCGAACATACCGAAGGACTTCTTCGTTAACGCCGATGGAACCCCCGCAGTTAAAATCGTCGTTGGAAGCACTGCTGCCGCTATGGACGTTGCCAGTGCCGCTGACATAGCCGTTGCCCTTGGAAGCCTCCTCTACACCCAGGAGCAGGTCGACATCCAGGGCGACTACGTCAAGATCAAGGCCGAGTACCCGCCCGAGACCCTTGACAGCTGGACCATCTACGCTTACAACGCCAGCACCATAAGGAACCAGACCGCCTGGGCCACCAAGTACAGCGAGCTTCCGGGCGACTACTGGTGGAACGGTGCCCCACTTGGATACAACATGACCTACAACGACTGGAAGGGCTGGTTCACCGTCACCACTCAGATAAAGGACAAGGACAAGATCGGAGACGAGCAGCTCGTCGACTGGGACATCACCTTCAGCAACATCCAGCTCAAGTCCAAGGACCCGAGCAACTGGGACAAGACCAGGCCGCCCAAGGACGCTGACCTCGTCATAACTCCGGGCAACGTTACCGTCTTCGTTGACTACGTCCTCTACAACTTCACCGTCACCAAGAGCGAGAAGACCAGGGACGCCTACCCCGAGTGGGGCGTTCCGGCCGCCTACGAGAACGTCACCAGCTGGTACATCGGTGACGCCAACGATGGAACCGGCGGAACCATCTACAAGGAGGGCGTCAAGGCCGGCGAGACCTTCACCGTCTTCGGCCAGAGCTACTACGTCCTCAGCGTTGGAAACGACACCTTCACCGCCGGTTACGACAAGCCGACCGAGTGGTACCAGGTTGGCCAGCCGCAGGCCATCGAGGGCACCGACTGGATAGTCACCGTCCTCGACATAAGCATCATCGACCAGAGGGCCCTTGCGGTCGTTAAGAACGCCGTCACCGGCCAGGAGAGCGACCAGATCATCCTCGAGAAGGACAACCCGGTCGACGTCTTCGGCGACGGTGCCGTCATACTCACCCTCAAGGACACCTTCGTCGGTATCGACGGCCACCTCATAGCCAGCATCGACGCCCAGGTCGACGTCAAGGACTGGAAGAGCGGAGACACCATCACCTACGACGGCAAGAAGTGGAAGATGACCATCCACACCGACGGCACCTACATCAAGAACGTCACCCTCACCAACCTCGACAAGCTCGAGGGCAACCCGGTCGACGTCTTCGGCACCTACGACCTCAAGTACAGGTTTGAGATGAAGCCCCTCAACGAGAAGGCCGTCAACTACGACATCAACGGCGATGGCGAGATCGAGGACAAGGACTTCGTCGTTGCCTACGCCTACCTCTGCCTCAAGGAGAAGGAGGGCACCGTTGACGAGGTCGAGCTTGAGGTCGGCGACAGCGTCCTCGACACCGACTACGTCGTCAGCGAGATCCACGCCACCGCTGACCAGATAACCCTCAAGCCGGTCACCGAGCCGATAACCGTCATGGACTACGAGGTCAGCATGGAGAACCCGGGAGCCAACCTCATCCTCGTCGGCGGTCCGGTCGCCAACAGCCTCACCAAGTGGCTCGTCGAGCAGAACATCAGCCAGGTCGACTGGTACAACAGCCCAGGCGAGATCGAGTACATCCAGGACGCCCTTGGCGGCTACGACGTCGTTATCGTCGCCGGTGCCACCAGGAACGAGACCAAGGTCGCCGCCGAGGCCCTTATGGAGTACCTCGCTGGCCTCTGA
- the gatD gene encoding Glu-tRNA(Gln) amidotransferase subunit GatD, with the protein MRKVERFMKEKNLEVGDYVRIIEKENGNTSVYEGVVMNPYELSSGETLTLKLDNGYNIGILVDQILEVEIIEKARPRGEISFTEVFPKKPELPNVAILGTGGTIASRIDYKTGAVHAAFTAEELAKAVPEIFEIANITPKLIFNIMSEDMKPEYWVKIAQGVASMLNNGEDGVIITHGTDTMAYTASALSFMLRDLGKPVILVGSQRSSDRPSSDAAMNLICSVRMATADFGEVAIVMHGETGDTYCLAHRGTKARKMHTSRRDAFRSINDVPIAKIWPEGKIEFLRDDYRRRTDSEVWVDDEMEEKVALVKVFPGIQPEVIDFFVDKGYKGLVIEGTGLGHVPTYVIDSIKRATEEGVTVCMTSQCLYGRVNLNVYSTGRRLLKAGVIPCEDMLPETAYVKLMWVLGHTDDPKEVREMMLTNYAGEITPYTRFDTFLR; encoded by the coding sequence ATGCGCAAAGTTGAGAGGTTTATGAAGGAGAAGAACCTCGAAGTCGGAGATTACGTCAGAATAATTGAAAAGGAGAATGGAAATACGAGCGTCTACGAGGGCGTCGTAATGAACCCCTACGAGCTGTCGAGCGGTGAGACGCTGACCCTGAAGCTCGACAACGGCTACAACATTGGAATACTGGTCGATCAGATTCTGGAGGTCGAGATAATCGAAAAGGCCCGGCCAAGGGGAGAGATAAGCTTCACGGAAGTCTTCCCAAAGAAGCCCGAACTCCCGAACGTGGCTATCCTCGGAACGGGCGGAACCATCGCGAGCAGGATAGACTACAAGACGGGAGCGGTTCACGCCGCTTTCACGGCCGAGGAACTCGCCAAGGCGGTTCCCGAGATATTCGAGATAGCCAACATAACCCCCAAGCTGATCTTCAACATAATGAGCGAGGACATGAAGCCGGAGTACTGGGTTAAGATAGCCCAAGGGGTAGCCTCCATGCTCAACAACGGCGAGGACGGTGTCATCATCACCCACGGAACGGACACGATGGCCTACACCGCATCGGCGCTCAGCTTCATGCTACGCGACCTCGGCAAGCCGGTGATACTTGTTGGATCCCAGAGGAGTTCCGACAGGCCCAGCAGCGACGCGGCCATGAACCTCATCTGTTCAGTTAGGATGGCCACGGCGGACTTCGGTGAGGTTGCCATAGTCATGCACGGGGAAACGGGCGATACCTACTGTCTGGCCCACCGCGGAACCAAGGCCAGGAAGATGCACACCAGCAGGAGGGACGCGTTCAGGAGCATAAACGACGTCCCAATAGCGAAGATATGGCCGGAGGGTAAGATAGAGTTCCTGCGCGACGACTACAGGAGGAGAACCGACTCCGAGGTCTGGGTCGACGACGAGATGGAGGAAAAGGTGGCACTCGTCAAGGTATTCCCCGGGATCCAGCCGGAGGTTATCGACTTCTTCGTTGATAAGGGCTACAAGGGCCTCGTAATAGAAGGAACCGGCCTCGGTCATGTCCCGACCTACGTCATCGACTCCATAAAACGTGCCACAGAGGAGGGCGTAACAGTCTGCATGACGAGCCAGTGCCTCTACGGAAGGGTGAACCTCAACGTCTACTCCACCGGAAGGAGGCTCCTGAAGGCGGGCGTTATACCGTGCGAGGATATGCTACCAGAGACCGCCTACGTCAAGCTGATGTGGGTTCTCGGCCACACGGACGACCCGAAGGAAGTCCGCGAGATGATGCTGACGAACTACGCCGGCGAGATAACGCCCTACACGAGGTTTGACACTTTCCTGAGGTGA
- a CDS encoding DUF655 domain-containing protein — MDRYRRHSYRESLDKKRRNVEYEEYAYVLDYLPEGYTDLKTGRRTGKPVAQVVGEKAFTLLEVAPKEDLMLYERVFIGKGQRDKILMINKKIHYDDLTPTAKAELLYVVEEIVKNNEERFVQFFNMAPPITNRLHSLELLPGIGKKHMWEIIDERKREPFKSFEDLRHRVKGLPDPVKMIAKRVVDEIEGKDRYRLFVGSRRLFRV; from the coding sequence ATGGATAGGTACCGGAGACACTCTTACAGGGAAAGCCTCGACAAGAAGAGGCGGAATGTTGAGTATGAGGAGTACGCGTACGTGCTGGACTACCTGCCGGAGGGCTACACCGACCTGAAGACCGGAAGGCGAACCGGCAAGCCCGTTGCGCAGGTTGTTGGTGAAAAAGCTTTCACTTTACTTGAGGTTGCCCCGAAGGAAGATCTGATGCTCTATGAGAGGGTCTTCATAGGCAAGGGGCAGAGGGACAAGATACTCATGATTAATAAGAAGATCCACTACGATGACCTCACCCCAACGGCTAAAGCCGAGCTTCTCTACGTCGTCGAGGAGATAGTCAAGAACAATGAGGAGAGGTTTGTCCAGTTCTTCAACATGGCGCCCCCGATAACCAACAGGCTCCACAGCCTCGAGCTCCTCCCGGGCATCGGGAAGAAGCACATGTGGGAGATAATCGACGAGCGCAAGAGGGAGCCGTTCAAGAGCTTCGAAGACCTCCGCCACAGGGTTAAGGGCCTTCCCGATCCGGTGAAAATGATAGCGAAGCGTGTCGTCGATGAGATCGAGGGCAAGGACCGCTACCGCCTCTTCGTCGGCTCAAGGAGGCTATTCCGCGTATGA